GCTGGTGGCGAGCCGCCGCCACGCTTCAGCGATGCCGCCCGCCTTTGTCGCCAGCTCGGCCTGCTGGCCAATGTCGAAATCAAGCCCGCCGCCGGTTACGAGGTACTCACCGGCGAAACGGTTGCCGCACTCGCCGCGCAATGCTGGCAAGGCGCGGCCGTGCCGCCGCTGCTCTCGTCGTTCTCTGTTGAGGCCCTGGCCGCAGCCCGTCGGGCCGCACCGCAACTACCCTGCGGCTGGCTGGTCGAAACCCCGCCGCCCGACTGGCCGCAACGCCTGCAACAACTCGGCGCCCGGACCCTGCACTGTGCTGCCGCCGCGACCACCCCGCAACTTCTCGCTCAAGCCCGCGCCCTCGGCGTACCGGTGCTGGTTTACACGGTCAACGACGCAAAACAGGCAAAAAGCCTGCTCGCCACCGGGGTGGCTGCGGTGTTTACGGATCGGTTGGACCTGGCGCGAGTGGCGTTAGGGTAGGGCGCTCTCAATCCTCACCCAAACCCCTCGGAGGGGCCTGCCGTGCCGGTCGAGCCAGGTGTTCGATAGTGGAAAGTGCCGTTAACACTGCCAATCAAGACGCCAGAGAAGACGCCAGAGAAGACGCCAGAGCAAAAACAAACAACTTTTGTAGCCCAGCCGCCGCTCCCCGCTTGGGAGAAGAGCCAGGGGTGAGGGGTGTTTGACGTCGTAAATGTCGGCACATAAGATGCGTCCATGCGTACCATTGCCGATATTGATAGCCCAACGCTTGCCGCAACCAGGCTCTTTGTCTGGAGGTTGGCGGTTGGTTATGACTTGGTCGGGGCTTTTCTTTTTGGTAGTCGCGCTCGCAATGAGCATCGCGCAGATAGCGATGCGGATGTCGCCGTATTGCTGCGGGGGCGGCATGAGCGTTTCGTTTCGACCAAACTCGAAATGGACGATATTGCTTATGACGTGCTGCTCGAAACTGGAATTCGCATTCAGCCGTTACCCATCTGGGAAGACGAGTGGGCGCATCCTGAAAATTATTCAAATCCTCGCTTGCTGCAAAACATCGAGAGAGAAGGAATTCGGCTGTGAATGCCGCCGATCTGATGTCCAAGGCGCGGCGAGCCCTTGAATCGGCGCGCTTTCTCCTTTCTGCGGCAGACCCGGATGGCGCTTGCAACCGGGCCTACTATGCGATGTTCGATGCGGCGCGAGCAGCCTTGCCGGTTTCCGCTGCGGGGGTTCCAGCAGAAGTATCGAAAACGCAAGGCGGGTTGATTACTGCGTTCAGCCTGCATCTGGTCAAGACTGGGCGTTTCCCGGTTGAAATGGGAAGGTCTCTTAATAAAGTTGAGGACTTGCGTTTGATCGCAGATTACAAAGGCGACTCGCTGGAACAAGCCGATGCGGCATGGGCGGTTGGTCAGGCAGTGGTTTTTGTTGAGACCGTGGCCCAGGTATTCGAGGTTTGAGGGGTGCTTTCCTCTCCTCCGGTTTTTGTGCTATACCCTAATCGCCCTTTTTCCGTTGGAGATTCCCGGATGTCTCTGGTTCGTCCCTTGCTCGCCCGTATGACCCGCTGTTTTGCCGCTCTGGCAATGTTCGGGGTGATCACTCATGGCTTCTCTGCGCAGGCCGAAGAGGCTGGCAAGGTAGTGCTGGTGGTGGGCGATGTGCGGATGGCCGGCGAGGCCTTGCGGGTTGGCGACGATGTTCGTGTCGGCGCGCCGCTGGCGACGGGGGGCGATGGTTACCTCTATATCAAGACGGTCGATAACGGCTTCCTGATCCTGCGCCCGAACAGCGCCGCGACAGTGGTGGCGTATCGCGTCGATAGTGCCAAGCCGGCTGAAAGCCGCTTCAAGATTGAACTGCATCAGGGCGTGGTGCGTAATATTTCGGGCGAGGCCGTAAAAAGTGCCAGGCAGAATTTCCGGTTCAATACCCCGGTAGCGGCCATCGGCGTGCGTGGCACGGATTTCACCGCCTATGCCGACGCGCTGGTGACTCGTGTCGCAGTGCTTTCTGGCGGCGTTGTGGTCAGCGGCTTTGGCGATGGCTGCAATCGTGCCGGTAACGGTCCCTGCGAAGGCGCCCAGACGCGCGAACTGTTTGCCGGGCAACCGGGTATGGTCTTGCAGGTCGGCAAGGGGCAGGGCGTGCCGCAATTGATCAAGGGCAACGGCCTTTCGCCCGATGTTTCGACGCCGCCGCGAGCCGACGAGCCGGCAGCGGGCAGCGCAGCCGTGCGCAACGGCGCGGCAACCGCCGATGCCAATCTCGATCCGCTCAAGTCCGACCGCATCGCGCTGGCCGGCGAAGCACCCAAGCCGGCACCGGAAGCGGTGCGTCCGGCCATCGAATGGGGGCGCTGGCAGGCGTTCGCTGATGAAAAGGCCAATGTCGACCTGGTGGGCTTGATGAAGACGCACAACCTCGATGCCTTCAACGCCTATTTCGCGATGCTGCGCCCTAAGGATGCGGTTTGGGAAAACCCGACTTCGGGCAGCGTCGATTTCCGCCTGCAGGCGGCGCAAGCCCTTATTCAGCCGGATGTTGGCGGCGCCTACGCGGCAGCCGTTGAAAACGGTCGTCTGCATGTCAATTTTGCCCAAAGCAGTTTTACCACCGGCTTCGACCTGATTGCCAACGGTCAGCGCATTGCGCGGCAGGCCGAAGGGCGTGTCTTTGCTGACGGTTCGTTCCAGAATGTCAGCCAATTTCTAGGTAACAATAATATGCTCGTCCAGGGGGTCCTTGGGCGTGATACGGCTCTTCGTGCCGGTTATCTTTTCCAGTCGCGCTTGGATGACGGACGGATCGCCTACGGCGCCACCATGTGGGTTAAATAAGCCTTTGCGCCAAATTTTGTTGGCAGAAGCGCGACACGCATTCTGTCGGCAAGATGAAATGTGACGGATGTCACACTGCCTCGGGGGTATCTCTGAGAGTATAGATCCCGCATTAATGCACCCAGGTTTTGCGTGCCCTTTAGTGCGGGGTTGCAAAAAACCTTCACTTTGTGAATATTCATAGGAGCTAATTCAATGGCTTTGACTACTGCCCAAATTCAAAACGCCTACGTTGCGTTCTTCAACCGTCCGGCCGACGTCGCTGGTCTGAACTACTGGAGCACCTACGCTGGTAACTCCGCCGATCTGCTGAATACCTTTGCTCAGTCCGCAGAGTACAAGGCTTTGTACGCCAACATGAACAGCACGCAGATCGTTAACGCTGTTTACCAGAACCTTTTTGGTCGCACTCCGGAAGTCTCCGGTCTGAACTACTGGGTTACCCAGCTGGATAATGGTGCTCTGAAAGTTGGTAACGTTGCTGATGCCATTAATAAGGGTGCTCAGGGTACGGACGCTTCGATTATCTCTAACAAGGTGACTGTGGCTACTGCCTTCACCAATGATATCGCTGCTTCCACCGCCAAGACTGTTGCTTATGCTGGTGTTAATGCTACCGGCTTGCAGGCTGTTAAGGATTGGCTGAGCACTGTTACCAGCGATGCTGCTACCGTGACCACCGCGACGGGCACTGCAATGACGACTGTGCAGGCCACTGTTCAGAACAACGTGGCAGCCAGCGGCTCCAGCTTTACCCTTACCACGGTTGCAGATGTCGTTGCCGGTACTTCCAGTAACGATACGATTCGCGGCACGGTGTCTCTTGATACCGATGGCGCTGCCACCTCTGCTTCTACTTTCAATACTGCTGACCAAATTTCCGCTGGTGGCGGTGCTGATACCTTGGAGCTTGTGGTTGAAGGTAGTGGCACTGGTGCTGCGACGACTAATGCACCTGCTGCGTCTCTTTCTAGCATCGAAACTGTTTCTATTCGCAGCGTGACGGCTGCTAGCGAATTCTTTGCATTTAATGGCGCTAATGCTGGGGCAACCACCTTCGTGGTTGATCGTTCTACCGGTGCCGTTAATCTGAGCAATACGGGTACTGCTGCTCTGACTATCAAGGGCGACGGTGCTACGGCTAATGGCGCAGTAGCAGTTACCTCGGTTGGTTCGTCCTCTGTGACTGCCGCGCTGACTCTGAATCTGCAGGGTGGGACTACCACTGATGGGTCTTTTGCAGTCTCCGATTCTACTAATGCCAATTGGACCGCAGCTACGATCAACTCCACTGGTGCGGCCAATGGCTTTGGTACGATCAACCTGACCTCTGCAAATAAGGTTAAGGATTTGACCATTAATGCAACTAGCGCGG
This genomic window from Dechloromonas sp. ZY10 contains:
- a CDS encoding HEPN domain-containing protein, translating into MNAADLMSKARRALESARFLLSAADPDGACNRAYYAMFDAARAALPVSAAGVPAEVSKTQGGLITAFSLHLVKTGRFPVEMGRSLNKVEDLRLIADYKGDSLEQADAAWAVGQAVVFVETVAQVFEV
- the ugpQ gene encoding glycerophosphodiester phosphodiesterase; amino-acid sequence: MPRWFAHRGGGDQAPENTLAGIRRAAALGLQAVEFDVMLSADGTPLLIHDETLERTTNGCGQVAATPDSVLFKLDAGGEPPPRFSDAARLCRQLGLLANVEIKPAAGYEVLTGETVAALAAQCWQGAAVPPLLSSFSVEALAAARRAAPQLPCGWLVETPPPDWPQRLQQLGARTLHCAAAATTPQLLAQARALGVPVLVYTVNDAKQAKSLLATGVAAVFTDRLDLARVALG
- a CDS encoding FecR domain-containing protein, which gives rise to MSLVRPLLARMTRCFAALAMFGVITHGFSAQAEEAGKVVLVVGDVRMAGEALRVGDDVRVGAPLATGGDGYLYIKTVDNGFLILRPNSAATVVAYRVDSAKPAESRFKIELHQGVVRNISGEAVKSARQNFRFNTPVAAIGVRGTDFTAYADALVTRVAVLSGGVVVSGFGDGCNRAGNGPCEGAQTRELFAGQPGMVLQVGKGQGVPQLIKGNGLSPDVSTPPRADEPAAGSAAVRNGAATADANLDPLKSDRIALAGEAPKPAPEAVRPAIEWGRWQAFADEKANVDLVGLMKTHNLDAFNAYFAMLRPKDAVWENPTSGSVDFRLQAAQALIQPDVGGAYAAAVENGRLHVNFAQSSFTTGFDLIANGQRIARQAEGRVFADGSFQNVSQFLGNNNMLVQGVLGRDTALRAGYLFQSRLDDGRIAYGATMWVK
- a CDS encoding nucleotidyltransferase domain-containing protein is translated as MRTIADIDSPTLAATRLFVWRLAVGYDLVGAFLFGSRARNEHRADSDADVAVLLRGRHERFVSTKLEMDDIAYDVLLETGIRIQPLPIWEDEWAHPENYSNPRLLQNIEREGIRL